The DNA segment TTATCTATATTTTCACCAGCTCCATTAATAACAAAATCAGCTAATCTCTGAGAAGTTTTTGTTACACCAAAAAAACCATCTTCTCCAATAAGCTCTTTGGCTTCTTCGCTATTTAGACTAAGTATATCTTTTCCCTCATAGCCTATAGCTTTAAAATCCACACCAGAAAGTATTGACGATAAAGAATTATTTGAATTTGTAAAATTCGCAATGCCAGCTTGAGAAAAACTATTATATGAACTAATACTTAAAGTTTGTTGCATAAAACTCATCGTATAAAGCTCAGTAATACCTTTGCCACCTAAACTAGCAAGCTTATCTAGCTTGTCTTTATCAATATCCTTTGTGCTATTTGCACTCTTAGTGTTGGTATCTTCGAGTTTTGTATTCAAATCAGCCTTCCTATTGCTAATTTGCGACTCCATTGCCACACGTGAATACGAATTTATTTGCATCCTTGCTCCTTTTTTTGTAGGTCTATAAAAATCGGATAAAAAAAATTAAATTTTATATCAAATATGATACAATTTCAACTAAATATTTTTAAAATTTAGGTTATGCAATGCTTTTTAATTTTTTTATCATAATTGTTGATCCATATTTTAAAGATATTATAGAAGGCATCGAATCTCTTTATTAAATTTTTATTCATTTACGCTCAAAACAAAATAATTTAATAAGGAAAATCATGTCAATACGTAATTTTTACACCAACTCAAACCCTACTACACTTTTTATAAAATGTGCTTTACCTAATATGGCTAGCATGGCCTTCATTTATCTTTATGTAATTATTGATGGAATTTTTGTTGGAAAATACTTAGGCTCTGATGCACTTGCCGCAATGAATTTAATGATACCTTTTATTATGATAAGTTTTGCTTTAGCTGACATGATAGCCATTGGCTCATCAGTTCAAATTGCCATTAATCTTGGAAAGGCAAAGGTACAAAAAGCAAAACAAATTTTTTCTTTTTGTATTATTCTTATTTTTATAATTTCGTGCATTATGGGAATTTTAGAATTTTTTCTAGCACAACCATTAAGCATAGCAATGGGTGCAGATCAAAATATACAATTGCTTTCAACCCAATATATGCAAATATTTGCTTTATTTTCTCCAATAATCATCATAAGCTTTGCAATAGATAATTACTTAAGAGTTTGTGGCAAGACACTTTATAGTATGGTAATAAATATCTTAATAGCTCTTATAAATATATTTTTAGATTGGCTTTTTATTATAGTATTTCAATGGGGTGTTTTTTCAGCTGCTCTTGCCACTTGTATAGGTATGTCTATAGGAAGTATTTTAGCTTTTATTCCTTTTGTTTTTCAAAATTTAACACTAAAATTTAGCAAACCTTTAGTGAGCTTTAATACATTAAAAAATATTATTTATAATGGGTCTTCAGAATTTTTTTCCAATATTTCTAGTTCAATATATACTATTTTAGCTAATATACTTTTATTAAATATATCAGGAAATATAGCTGTTGCAGCATTTTCGGTAATCACTTATCTTAGTACTTTTTCCTATATGATAGTCATAGGAATGTGTGATGCTATGCAACCTGCTATAAGCTATAATTATGGTTGTAAAAATATTTCAAGAATTAAACAAATTTTTAAAAGAATGTTTTGGGGTTCTTGTATATTTTCTTTTCTAATCTTTTTATGTGTATTTTTTTATCATGAGGATATCGTGTCTTTTTTCAACAAAGAAGAAAATGAATTATTTTTAACTATAGGAAGTAATGCTCTATATTTGTTTTGTTTTTCTCTTTTAATAAATTGGTTTGGAGATGTTGGTATTTCCATTTTTACTGCTTTAGATAAACCTTTGCTTTCCTTATTTGTTTCTATTATGCAAAATTTAATTCTACCTTATCTATTTTTGAAAATTTTGACACATTTTTTTAATTTAAATGGAGTTTGGATTACTCCATTTGTAGCTGATTGTGTTATATTAATTATCGTATCTTTGATGCTTAAAAAAGTTTTTAGACATCTAAACTCTTAGCCAAACTTAAACATGAGTTTAGATCTTGTTTTTCACAAATATATAAATTTTTAAAATTTTTAAGTTTTGAAGCGGTACTTTGACCTATAGCTACTACTTTATCTTCTTTTTTAAAAGTAAAAAATTTTAAAAATTGTTCAATACTTGATGGGGCACAAAAAATAAAAACAGCAGGATGTTTTAATTTTATTGTTTCTTGCGGATTTAAAGCCACATTTTCATAAGCAACAATTTGTCTTAAATTAATTCCTTGATTTAATAAATAAGTATCAATACAAGAGCTAATTTTTTTAGCTCTTAAATATAAACATCTTTTATTTTTAAATTCACACATAAATTCTTCAGCTAAATTCTTTCCATAAGCACAACTAGGATATTTCACATTTACAAATCCAACACTCTTTGCAAACTGAGCACTTTTAGCACCCACTGCATATAAATTAATATTAAAATTTAAAGTAGAATGGCTTTGCATCAAAGCTTTGATAGAATTTTTTGAACTAATAATCAAGCAATCAAAATCATTAAGATTAACATTAAATTCAAAAAATTTAATTTCATTTAAAATAATATTTTCCACACCGTAAAATTTTTCTCTACCTATAAAATATATCATAACGAATACAAATCTTTAATTATTTTTTTTAAAAATAAAGTTGCTTCATATGGATTTTTAGCATCCATAATTGCTCTAATTACAGCCACACCGGTAACACCACTATCTTTTAACATACTTATATTATTTTCATTTATACCACCAATTGCAATCACAGGCAAAGAACTCAATCTTGTAATTTCTTTTAATCCTTCAATTCCAAGCACAACGCAATTTTCTTTACTAGGAGTATTAAATACAGCTCCAACACCCAAATAATCAGCACCTTTTATATTTTCTAATTCAAATTTATGATTAATGGTTATTCCTATAATTTTTTCATTACCTAAAAGCTTTCTAGCCTTTTGTAAGGGTAAATCTGTTTGCCCAATATGCACTCCGCTAGCATCAATTGCCAAAGCAATATCCAATCGATCATTAATTAAAAATGGAATCTTAAATTCATCGCATATAGCTTTTACCTTTAATGCCAAGTGATAAAATTCCAAGGTATTAAGATTTTTTTCTCTAAGTTGAATTATATCAACCCCTGCCTCTAAGGAAGTCTTAATAATATTTAAAAATTCATTCTCACTTTTTTTACCCTTACTAGCAACCAGATAAAGTTTAGATGAATTCATATAATTGCCCTAATGTAGTATCTAATTTGATGCATTCTATAAACATATTTATTTCTCAAATTTAAAGAAATGATTTGTAGGACCACATCCTTTTCCAAGTGCTAAAGAATTTAAAATAGCTCCAAAGACATATTCCTTAGCCAAAGCTATAGCTTCATTTTTTTCTTTACCAAGGGCTAAATTTGATGCTATAGCTGAACTTAATGTACAACCCGTTCCATGAGTATTTTTAGTATCAATTTTTTCACCTTTAAAGATACTAAATTTTTCTCCATCAAAAAAAACATCATTGGTATTATTTTTACTGTGCCCGCCCTTAACTAAAACACTTTTAGCTCCAATCTTATGAAGCTCAATAGCTGCTCTTCTCATATCATCTTCATTGGTAATCTTAAAATCACATAAAAATTCAGCCTCAGGTATATTAGGTGTTAAGACATCAGCCAAAGATATAATTTCATCTTTAAAAAACTGACAATTTTCTAAAGGCATCAAAGCATAGCCATTTTTAGCAAACATCACAGGATCAATTACTATATTTTTAGATTCAAACTGAAGTAAATTTTCTTTAACGCATTGTATGATTTCTTTCGATCCAAGCATACCAATCTTTACAGCTTCTGGCTTAATATCTTCATAAATTGCCAACATTTGTTCATCTATCATTTGTTTAGGTATATCAAAACAAGAGATAACTCTAGCAGTATTTTCAGCAACCACGCTTACAACCACGCTCATGCCAAATAAATCATGAGCACTAAAAGTCTTTAAATCAGCTTGCAAGCCAGCACCACCACTACAATCACTTCCAGCAATAGTTAAAATAGGAATTTTATGTTGTGTTTTTGCTTGTATCATTTTTATCCTCAAACTCTATTTTATATCTAAAATAGATTATAACTTAGATTTAATTAATCTAAAAATACTTAAATTATATATAATTACAAAAATTTAAAAGGTATATAGTATGTTTAATATAATTTTTGTATGCTTGGGTAATATATGTCGTTCTCCTATGGCAGAATTCATAATGAAAGATCTCATAGCTCAAAACAATCTAAACAATAAAATCAATGTAAGTAGTGCTGGAACATCAGGTTATCATGATGGAGAAGATGCTCATTATAAAACGAAAGAAATTCTAAAAAATAAAAATATTTTGGTTAAAAATTTTTGTAGTAAAAAACTTAATGAAAAAATGTGTCAAGAAAATAATTTAATCATAGTTATGGATAATTCCAACCTAAAAAATACCATCAAAATGTTTCCAGCATATAAAGATAAAATCAAAAAACTTACAGATTATGTTGTAAATTTAGATTATGATGAAGTTCCTGACCCTTGGTATAGTGGCGATTTTGATGAAACCTATTTAATACTTTCAAATGCTTGCAATAACTTACTTACTTGTATCAAATCCCAACGCATCTAAACAAGATCTAATTTTACTTTATCTTAATTTAATTACTCAAGTGTTATAATCTTAATCTTCAAAAATATTTACAAAAAAACTAAAAAAAGGATTTAAGGCATGAAAAGTATCAAACTTAAAGTTTCACTCATTGCAAATATGATAGCTGTAGCTTGCTTGCTAATTCTAGGTATCATAACTTTTATTTTCGTTAAACAATCTTTATTTAATGAAATTATACAATCAGAACAAAATCGCTTAGTTGCTACGGTAAATTTAGTAGAAAATTTTCGAGAAAATACTTCAAATTCTTTACAGAAACTTTCAGAAACTATTCTTAGAAATCCTTATTCTAAGCTTAATTCACAAGAAATGTTAATGGAAAATGTTGGGATTCAATTAAAAGCATTTAGAGATGCTGGAAATTACCTTGCTGTATATATCGCTCAGCCTGATGGAGAGTTAATAGTAAGTGATCCTGATAGTGATAGTAGAAATCTAGATTTTGGACTTTATGGAAAAGCTGATGGATATGATGCAAGAACTAGAGAGTTTTATATAGAAGCCAAAAAGAAAAATGGATTATACATTACAGCCTCTTATATCGACGTTACTACCGGATTACCTTGCTTTACTTATGCTATGCCCTTAATCAAAGATGGAAAATTTATTGGAATTTTGGCAATTGATATTTTGGTTAAAGACTTAGAAGAGAATCTAAAACAAATGCCTGGAGATTCTCTTGCTTATGATAAAAATAAATTTGCCTTTGTCTCAACAAATAGCAATTATCTTGGAGATGCTCCAAGCGTATCAATTGTAGCAAATACATTTGCGACAACAAGCAATAATCAACCATTTTTTTATACTAGTAGCACAGGAAGTAAAAGACTTGGTATTTGCAATATTGTAAATGATAACACTATTTGTACTATGACATATACCGATACTATCAATCATTCTAGTGAAAAAATTGCTTATATTCAAGCTATTATAGTTATATTTACAAGTATTTTAAGTGTTTTATTATTATACTTTATCGTTTCACGCTATTTATCTCCTTTGGAAAAAATCCAAACCGGCCTAAACTCATTCTTTGACTTCATCAATCATAAAACAAAAGACTCTGCTATGATTAATGTTAATACTAATGATGAATTTGGTGCTATGGCTTTAGCTATTAATGAAAACATTACTAAAACTAAAAATGCTTTAGAACAAGATGGTCTAGCAGTAGAACAATCAGTTGAAACAGCTAAAGAAATAGAAAGTGGTAATCTAACAGCAAGAATTACTGCAATACCTGC comes from the Campylobacter insulaenigrae NCTC 12927 genome and includes:
- a CDS encoding MATE family efflux transporter; the protein is MRNFYTNSNPTTLFIKCALPNMASMAFIYLYVIIDGIFVGKYLGSDALAAMNLMIPFIMISFALADMIAIGSSVQIAINLGKAKVQKAKQIFSFCIILIFIISCIMGILEFFLAQPLSIAMGADQNIQLLSTQYMQIFALFSPIIIISFAIDNYLRVCGKTLYSMVINILIALINIFLDWLFIIVFQWGVFSAALATCIGMSIGSILAFIPFVFQNLTLKFSKPLVSFNTLKNIIYNGSSEFFSNISSSIYTILANILLLNISGNIAVAAFSVITYLSTFSYMIVIGMCDAMQPAISYNYGCKNISRIKQIFKRMFWGSCIFSFLIFLCVFFYHEDIVSFFNKEENELFLTIGSNALYLFCFSLLINWFGDVGISIFTALDKPLLSLFVSIMQNLILPYLFLKILTHFFNLNGVWITPFVADCVILIIVSLMLKKVFRHLNS
- a CDS encoding uroporphyrinogen-III synthase, which gives rise to MIYFIGREKFYGVENIILNEIKFFEFNVNLNDFDCLIISSKNSIKALMQSHSTLNFNINLYAVGAKSAQFAKSVGFVNVKYPSCAYGKNLAEEFMCEFKNKRCLYLRAKKISSCIDTYLLNQGINLRQIVAYENVALNPQETIKLKHPAVFIFCAPSSIEQFLKFFTFKKEDKVVAIGQSTASKLKNFKNLYICEKQDLNSCLSLAKSLDV
- the thiE gene encoding thiamine phosphate synthase, producing the protein MNSSKLYLVASKGKKSENEFLNIIKTSLEAGVDIIQLREKNLNTLEFYHLALKVKAICDEFKIPFLINDRLDIALAIDASGVHIGQTDLPLQKARKLLGNEKIIGITINHKFELENIKGADYLGVGAVFNTPSKENCVVLGIEGLKEITRLSSLPVIAIGGINENNISMLKDSGVTGVAVIRAIMDAKNPYEATLFLKKIIKDLYSL
- the thiD gene encoding bifunctional hydroxymethylpyrimidine kinase/phosphomethylpyrimidine kinase gives rise to the protein MQAKTQHKIPILTIAGSDCSGGAGLQADLKTFSAHDLFGMSVVVSVVAENTARVISCFDIPKQMIDEQMLAIYEDIKPEAVKIGMLGSKEIIQCVKENLLQFESKNIVIDPVMFAKNGYALMPLENCQFFKDEIISLADVLTPNIPEAEFLCDFKITNEDDMRRAAIELHKIGAKSVLVKGGHSKNNTNDVFFDGEKFSIFKGEKIDTKNTHGTGCTLSSAIASNLALGKEKNEAIALAKEYVFGAILNSLALGKGCGPTNHFFKFEK
- a CDS encoding low molecular weight protein-tyrosine-phosphatase, translated to MFNIIFVCLGNICRSPMAEFIMKDLIAQNNLNNKINVSSAGTSGYHDGEDAHYKTKEILKNKNILVKNFCSKKLNEKMCQENNLIIVMDNSNLKNTIKMFPAYKDKIKKLTDYVVNLDYDEVPDPWYSGDFDETYLILSNACNNLLTCIKSQRI